TCGGGGGTGTCGGACGTGAAGATCTCCAGGTCGTGCGGGCGGACCAGCCGACCGGCGAGACGGGTGACGGGGCCGAGGAAGCCCATGACGAAGTCGTTCGCGGGCTTGTCGTAGACGTCGGCGGGGCTGCCGACCTGCTCGATGCGGCCCTGGTTGATGACCACGAGCTCGTCGGCGACCTCGAGGGCCTCCTCCTGGTCGTGGGTGACGAAGATCGTGGTGACGTGCACCTCGTCGTGCAGGCGCCTCAGCCAGTCGCGCAGCTCCTTGCGGACCTGGGCGTCCAGGGCACCGAACGGCTCGTCTAGCAGGAGCACGGTCGGCTCGACCGCGAGGGCGCGGGCCAGGGCCATGCGCTGGCGCTGCCCGCCGGAGAGCTGCTCGGGCAGCCGGTCGGCGAACTGCTCCAGGTGGACCAGGGCCAGCAGTTCCTGCACCCGCGCGCGGATCTCGGCCTTGGGACGCTTGCGGATCTCCAGGCCGAAGGCGACGTTGCGGTAGACCGTCAGGTGCTTGAAGGCCGCGTAGTGCTGGAACACGAAGCCGACGTTGCGGCGCTGCGGCGGGAGGCGGGTGGCGTCCTGGCCGTTGATCCGGACGGTGCCCGAGTCCGGCTGCTCGAGGCCGCCGATGATGCGCAGCAGGGTGGACTTGCCGCCGCCGCTGGGGCCCAGGAGCGCGGTCAGCCGCCCGTCCGCCACGGTCAGGTCGACGTCGTCGAGCGCGACGAAGCTGCCGAACCGCTTG
Above is a window of Pseudofrankia saprophytica DNA encoding:
- a CDS encoding sulfate/molybdate ABC transporter ATP-binding protein; the protein is MSIEVSSVGKRFGSFVALDDVDLTVADGRLTALLGPSGGGKSTLLRIIGGLEQPDSGTVRINGQDATRLPPQRRNVGFVFQHYAAFKHLTVYRNVAFGLEIRKRPKAEIRARVQELLALVHLEQFADRLPEQLSGGQRQRMALARALAVEPTVLLLDEPFGALDAQVRKELRDWLRRLHDEVHVTTIFVTHDQEEALEVADELVVINQGRIEQVGSPADVYDKPANDFVMGFLGPVTRLAGRLVRPHDLEIFTSDTPDTTSAEVAGLQRIGYEVRATLDTGAEQPWAQLTRGQAEDLQLALGQRVWVRAAR